Part of the Syntrophales bacterium genome, CGAAATGGAAATTTAAGCTCATTCGGAAAACCGTAGATATGCTGACGCAATACAATGAAAACGGTAATGTCAAATGGGTAAAAGTTCCTTCATGGGGTCAAGCCAGTTTAAAAACACCACTGTTTATCTGCGTCTTAAATGATTATGTTAATGAACTATCAAGCAAAGGATACGGACCTGGTACAATTGAACTGCGGAAATCTGTAGCTAAAAAATTCCTGAATTATCTTGAACAAGAAGGCTTACACGCTTTAGATAAGTTGAAACTTGAGACTGTCAGCCGGTTTGTCCCATACGCCTCGAAGGACTACCAGCCGACAAGTATGGGAACAGCCTTTTCAGCTCTTCGCTCATTTTTGTCTTTTGCTTCCGCTGCACAATTGACATTGACTGATTTAACCCGAGCCATTCCAAGCGGTTTTGGCAAAAAAACAAGCATTATCCCAATGATTAGCATGCAAGAAGAAGATCAACTGATTGCAGCCATTGACCGTAATACTGCGGTTGGCAAACGGGGCTATGCAATGTTGCTCCTTGCTCTGCGGCTCGGACTCAGGTCCGTTGATATCATCAATTTGAAATTGGAACATATCAAATGGCGAAAGAATACTATTGAAATTATCCAGCAGAAAACAGGACGCGCTCTAACAACCCCGCTTTTGGCGGACGTCGGGAATGCAATCGTCGATTACTTATTGCACGGCAGACCCGCATCACAGGAACCATATGTTTTTCTGCGCAGCCAGGCACCATACAAAAGAATGGCAGGGCATGCCAGCATGTATAAAATCATCAGCAATTATATGAAAAAGGCCGGAATCAGGCAAGCCGATAGCGAACGCAAAGGATCACATTGCTGCAGACATACGGTAGCTGCACGCTTGCTGGCGGCTGAAACACCGCTGCCAGTCATTTCAAGCATACTTGGACAAGCAAACAAAAACTCCGCCATGGTATATCTTTCAACTGACCTGGAACACCTTCGCGCCTGTGCCCTGGATCTGGCCGGAATAGAAGTTGCGAAGGGGGAACTGCAATGCTGAACAATGTTTTCTCAAGCAACTTCAAAAACAAAATTGAAGATTTTATCGAACAGAAGAACGCTTGCGGGTTCCCATATAATGACTCTCAACGCTCATTGAAAGAATTTGATCGGTTTTGCCGGGACCATTATCCACAGGATACTAAGTTGACACGAGAAATGGTCATGCACTGGGCCGAAAGGCGGCCACAAGAACATTTAAAAACGTTATCCAACAGGATTGTTCCCATACGCCAGTTGGCAAAATATTTGAACCGGATCGGTTGCGAGGCATATATCATCCCCCCGGGAATCCCTGGCAAAATGGTGCGCTACGTTCCTCATATCTTTACGAAACAGGAATTGCAAGTGTTTTTTGCAACTGCAGATCAATACTCATACAAAGCGGTTTCACCTGTGCGCCATCTTGTTGTACCTGTTATCTTCCGGGTATTGTATTGTTGCGGTCTGCGTTCTTCAGAAGCAACAGGATTAAAGGTCGTCGATGTTGATTTGCATACAGGCAGAATTTTAATCCGAAAAGCAAAAGGCAACAAGGACCGAACTGTCATGCTTTCTCAGG contains:
- a CDS encoding site-specific integrase, with the protein product MQERTLIDLIAKTKEAIKPFQHSPSTLWQYDYGWRGLCDYFAKHRTIHFSKELANQYVMKNRQQYERGAIAKWKFKLIRKTVDMLTQYNENGNVKWVKVPSWGQASLKTPLFICVLNDYVNELSSKGYGPGTIELRKSVAKKFLNYLEQEGLHALDKLKLETVSRFVPYASKDYQPTSMGTAFSALRSFLSFASAAQLTLTDLTRAIPSGFGKKTSIIPMISMQEEDQLIAAIDRNTAVGKRGYAMLLLALRLGLRSVDIINLKLEHIKWRKNTIEIIQQKTGRALTTPLLADVGNAIVDYLLHGRPASQEPYVFLRSQAPYKRMAGHASMYKIISNYMKKAGIRQADSERKGSHCCRHTVAARLLAAETPLPVISSILGQANKNSAMVYLSTDLEHLRACALDLAGIEVAKGELQC
- a CDS encoding tyrosine-type recombinase/integrase, whose product is MLNNVFSSNFKNKIEDFIEQKNACGFPYNDSQRSLKEFDRFCRDHYPQDTKLTREMVMHWAERRPQEHLKTLSNRIVPIRQLAKYLNRIGCEAYIIPPGIPGKMVRYVPHIFTKQELQVFFATADQYSYKAVSPVRHLVVPVIFRVLYCCGLRSSEATGLKVVDVDLHTGRILIRKAKGNKDRTVMLSQDVLSLCRIYHEKIKLVFPDRVYFFPNHRGNQYGNGFLNSTFHQLWDKAGISCISGNLPRVHDFRHAFAVKRLNLWVEEGKDLQAYLPYLSMYLGHAGLSETDYYLHLVPEFFPVMTAKAEEQFAHLIPEPYDEV